A genomic window from Lotus japonicus ecotype B-129 chromosome 1, LjGifu_v1.2 includes:
- the LOC130737071 gene encoding uncharacterized protein LOC130737071 produces the protein MEEMESPTGSARVQSSRVNKRDLDRAEDSLKLFVDGLDEGTSYKQVRKLFERFGKVASFFVPAKMKRRRKVKFGFVLFYDRRDGLKAMKALHGSKLNSTFLSVNPARYVDRKPTWRPPQQKSFMEKPKLKKVWRKKERRIEASSQGNRKVWRVKQNTESKVENPLRSENVMTRINIEVKKDLSRFIVASMEEVLCCEDVMKLLAERGIP, from the coding sequence atggaGGAAATGGAGAGCCCCACCGGCTCTGCTAGGGTTCAGTCCTCTAGAGTAAACAAGAGAGATCTTGATCGTGCAGAGGACAGTCTCAAACTGTTTGTTGATGGACTAGATGAGGGGACAAGCTACAAGCAGGTGCGCAAGTTGTTCGAACGATTTGGGAAGGTAGCAAGTTTTTTCGTTCCTGCTAagatgaagagaagaagaaaagtcAAGTTTGGTTTCGTCCTCTTTTATGATAGGAGGGATGGTTTGAAAGCTATGAAGGCACTGCATGGCTCAAAATTAAACTCGACCTTTCTGTCAGTTAATCCGGCCAGATATGTTGATCGCAAGCCTACGTGGAGACCTCCACAACAAAAAAGCTTCATGGAAaaaccaaaattgaagaaggttTGGAGGAAAAAGGAGCGGCGGATAGAGGCCAGTTCGCAAGGCAACCGAAAAGTCTGGCGTGTCAAGCAGAATACTGAAAGCAAGGTAGAAAATCCCTTGAGGAGCGAGAATGTCATGACTCGGATAAATATAGAAGTCAAGAAAGATTTATCCAGATTTATAGTGGCTTCGATGGAGGAAGTGCTTTGCTGCGAGGATGTTATGAAGCTCCTGGCTGAAAGGGGAATTCCATAA